The proteins below come from a single Dermatophilaceae bacterium Soc4.6 genomic window:
- a CDS encoding universal stress protein translates to MSTADTTTRSDLTSTTDPSHGAVVVGLDADGSASAALDWAVEDAVRRHRPLHLVCAAEPVYPDVMAGAIVMDSADDSSTEVLDAAVARVHELAPGHAVHGTAERLRALDVLVHASRTADVLVVGTHGHGRLGTLVLGSTSLQVVSQATCPVVVVRHSAPVPSPESRPRVVVGVDGSAVSMAAVDFAFAQADARGIGLTVIHGWNPDAVKGVDVRTPSGNRFREAGQLEVAATAESIAGHAALYPDVDVRTHVIRKSPTDALVAEADGAELLVVGSRGWGDVRGLLLGSVSQGVLRRVPCPVAVVRPRLVPAQDA, encoded by the coding sequence ATGAGCACCGCCGACACCACCACCCGATCCGACCTGACGTCGACCACCGACCCGAGCCACGGAGCGGTCGTCGTCGGGCTCGACGCCGACGGCTCGGCCAGTGCCGCCCTCGACTGGGCCGTCGAGGACGCGGTGCGCCGCCACCGGCCCCTGCACCTGGTCTGTGCCGCCGAGCCGGTCTACCCCGACGTCATGGCGGGCGCGATCGTCATGGACTCGGCCGACGACAGCTCGACCGAGGTGCTCGACGCCGCCGTGGCGCGGGTGCACGAGCTCGCGCCGGGCCACGCCGTCCACGGCACGGCAGAGCGCCTGCGCGCGCTCGACGTGCTCGTGCACGCCTCGCGCACCGCGGATGTCCTCGTCGTCGGCACGCACGGCCACGGCCGCCTCGGCACGCTGGTGCTCGGGTCCACGTCGCTGCAGGTCGTCTCGCAGGCCACCTGCCCGGTGGTGGTGGTGCGTCACTCCGCTCCCGTCCCGTCCCCGGAGAGCCGTCCCCGGGTCGTCGTGGGGGTCGACGGCTCGGCCGTCTCCATGGCGGCCGTCGACTTCGCGTTCGCTCAGGCTGACGCCCGCGGCATCGGCCTCACGGTGATTCACGGATGGAACCCTGACGCCGTGAAGGGGGTCGACGTGCGCACGCCGTCCGGCAACCGCTTCCGCGAGGCCGGGCAGCTCGAGGTCGCCGCGACCGCTGAGTCGATCGCGGGCCATGCCGCGCTCTACCCCGACGTCGACGTGCGCACTCACGTCATCCGCAAGTCGCCCACCGACGCCCTCGTGGCCGAGGCTGACGGCGCCGAGCTGCTGGTCGTGGGCAGCCGGGGCTGGGGTGACGTGCGTGGGCTGCTGCTCGGGTCGGTGAGCCAGGGCGTGCTGCGCCGGGTCCCCTGCCCGGTCGCGGTCGTGCGACCCCGGCTGGTGCCGGCCCAGGACGCCTGA